The Natronobacterium texcoconense genome includes the window TGTGGACCATCGGACCGCGCCAGATGACGGGGTCGTCCTCACCGGTGAGGAAGGCCATGCTCATCAGCTTCACACCGTACTTCTCGGGCGGGACGAGCGTCTCGTCCTCGGTCGCCATCGGCGGCTCGTCGGCGTCGACCATCCGCGGGACGTTCGGGCCGTAGACGTCGGCGTCGAACAGGCCGACGCGGGCACCCAGTTGCGAGAGGCCGGCCGCGAGGTTGACCGCGACGGTCGACTTGCCGACGCCACCTTTCCCGGAGGCGACGGCGATGACGTTCTTGACGTTCGGGAGCACCTGTTCGTCGCCACCGACGTCGTCGCGATCCGGAATGCTCGCAGAGAGATCGGGCTCGAGTCCCTCCTCAATTAGCAATTCCCGGATCTCGGCGGCGATGTCGGACTCCGCCGGCGAGTACGGTGCGCCGAGTGCGAGATCGATTTCGACCTCGTCGCCGTCGACAGTGACGTCGTTGACGAGTCCGAGCGAAACGATGTCGTCCTCGAGTTTCGGATCGTCGACCGTCCGCAGACGGTCGAGAACCGCGTCTTCGTCCATATCGGAAGGTACGCCCGACGGTCGAAAAGGGTTGTGTTCGCCGGGGTTCGGCGGGACAGCCGCGTGTGCGTTCTACTCCGCAAACTCGAGGTTGTCGAGGCCGTCCTGTGCGCGGGTAAACGCCACTTCGTCGCCACGGAGTCCGTTTACCAGTTCGCGTGTCGTCTCGACTAACCGTTCTGCCGTCCGCGGATCGACGTCGCCGTCGAGCATCCGGATTCGTTTGACGTGCTCGCCGAGCGTCTCGAGTGCGCCGCGTTCGCTCGTCGTGAGGGCGGCGTCGCGTTCCTCGGCCCAGGTACGAACGTCTCGACGGTACTCCTGGACGGCGTTCGCGTAGGCGAGTCCGCGGGCGGACTCCAGCGTCGGCGGCACCTCCTCGGTCGGCGGCCGCTCGCCGACGTCCGCGTCACGGAGCAGCGAGAGGAAGTACAGTTCCTGCCGGTCCTCGAGTTCGAGGTCGATCGCGCGGGCGACGACGTCGGCGACGTGGAGCAGTTCCGTGGCGGCGAGATAGGTGTCGTCGAGGTCGCGGAGGTCGCCGGCGTTGACGAACCCGCGACGGCGGACGTACTCGCGACAGCGGTCCCGCGCTCGCTCCGCGAGTTCGCCGGTCGAGACCTCGTCGATGTCGTTGCGGACGGGCGTGAGGTCGAACGACACCTGCAGGTCGGTGTGTTCGGTCCGTTCGTCGACGCCGACGCTGCGGAGGCTGCCACAGCCCGGACAGTCGATACTCGCGGTCTCGTAGTACGACCAGCGGGTCCTACACTCCTTGCACTCGCGTTCGCCCCGGATCTTCATAGACGAGGGTACGGGAACCAGCGCAAAAGACTCCACGGAACGACCGTCGACGTTGCGAGTACGACTTCACGTCGTCGGCTCACTCGCGAACAGGCCGGCAGCGGAGAGCCCACCGATTCCGATCGTGAGCCAGTAGGTACAGGCCCGGTAGATGAGCGCGATCGTCAACGCGGCAGCCGGTTCGATTCCGGCGAGCGCCGTGAGTCCGGCGGTAACGATCGCCTCGACGCCACCGGTGCCGCCGGGTGCGGGGACCACGGAGCCGAGTTTCCCGAGTGCAACCACGAGCACGACGACTGGAATCGCGAGCTGGTAGCCAAGCGCCATCCCGCCGATATACACCGGTAACATTAGAAAGACCATCCCGAGGTGGGCCGAGACGACTGCGACGATCAGCACCGATTTGTCGGCGGCGATCGTCTCGATCGTCGTGTAGAATCCCTCGAGACGGGAGTGGACGGTGTCCGGAGCGAGCGGGTCGTCGAACCGATCCGTGAATCGACCGACGAAACCGCGGATCGTGCCGGTCACGGTGAGGACGACGCTGTAGACGATCCCAGGCCGGCGAACGACGACGAAGACGACCGACACGAGCACCAGGAAAAGGCCGGCGAACGCCACGAGCTGGTTGAACATTCCGCTCCCGAGCGTCCCGCCAGCTGCGATCATCCCGACCGCCAGGAAGCCGAACGTGTAATAGGGAACGTAGTTCAGCAGATCGGCCGAGAGGATGCTCGCGAGCCCGTCCTCGAACGCCATCTCGCCACCCTGCGAGACGAGATAGGCGACGAACGGCTCGCTTGCGAGCTGGCCGTACGGCGTAACGTACTTGACGAACATCGCCGTCAGGAAGACGGTCGCGATTCGCTGACGTGGCATCACGTCGTCGATCAACGAGATGAACTGCTGCCACACCACGCCTCGAAACGTCAGCGAGAGAACCCCGGAGAGTACACCGAGAGCGAGGACCTGTCTGTCGATCGTGGACACGGCCTCGAGAAACTGCCGGCCACCGACGACGTGAACGAGGATGGCGAGCAAAGCGACGGCGACCGCGAATCCGAAGGCGATTCGTCCTTTCACGTACTGACAGTCGAACTGACCCTACAATTATCTTGCCGACTTTCACTATCGACCGATCAACTTTCCTGCAGCATCAGTATCGCTGGTAGTCCTTCGAACCGAACGGTTAGTCGGAATTGACGGTCACAGCACCCAGAACGCCGTTCAATAGGTCATTAACGTACGGCAGTTGCAGGCCACACCGAAACCAAGAGAAACGTTCTATCGAGGAATATGTCCCATCAAAGACTCAACCGTCGAAAGTTCGTCGCTGCCGCAGGTACCGCGAGTGCACTTGTTCTGGCTGGCTGTGCTGACGAGGATCCCGAAGACGACCCCGTGGACGACGAGGAAGATCCGGTCGACGACGAGGAAGATCCGGCGGACGACGAGGAAGATCCAGCGGATGACGAGGAAGAAGAGGAAGAAGAGGAAGAAGAGGAAGACGAGGACGAAACCTACACCCTGACCGTTACCGTCGAAGACGGAGAGGGTGAACCTGCCGAAGGTGCTGCAGTCGGCATCCAGCCGGCCGACGAAGACGAGGACGACCCTGCAGCCGATGAAGACGACGAGATGGACGAAGACGAGGACGAGGACGAGGATGACCCCGGGGCGGACGAAGACGACGAGATGGACGAAGACGAAGACGAGGATGAAGACGACCCCGCAGCCGACGAAGACGAACCGGACTTCCCGATGGAAGACGAGACGGACGAAGACGGAGAGGTCGAGTTCGAGGACCTCCCAGACGACGATTACACGGTCCGAGCCGAACACGAGGGCGAAGAGGCCGAGGACGAAGTCACGATCGACGGCGCCGACGAAGAGCTCACGCTCACGCTCGGCGAGGAACCCGAAGACGACGAAGAAGACGACGAGATGGACGACGAAGACAACGGAATGGACGACGAGGACGAAGAGGACGACGACGGGGCCTAATCCGCCCACCTCCGTTTCGTAGTCACGAGCGATTGACACACCCTTTTTCGAGTCGACCGTCGACGACGTAGCTGTCGGCGTGTGACCACATTTTTGCCGCTTGCCACCTAGCTACGAGTATGCGTGACGAAGAAGAAATCCGCGAGCAGTACGAGTTCCTCGAGGAACAACTCGAGAGCGACGAGATGAATCACGACGGCGTCGAACGAATGTTCACCTACTACAAGCGCGCGATCGGCTGGGTGCTCGAGGAAGAACATATCTGAATCCGGAACCGACACGGATCGAGACCAGTCCCGTTACATTTAAGTAGACCCAGCGAAATCTTTCAGGTGACGCTTCGCTTGGAGGGCCGAAGCGTCAGCGGGGACCAATTCAGGGCGGCAAGCAATCGCGTGACATTTTTGGTCACGCGATCTGCTTTCCTGTTTCCTACGAAACCGATCACACGTAGCGTTGCCTGAATCGACGTCGACTCGATCAATCGTCAAATCGCTCTACTGCGTCGACCCGATTCCGGAATATAAATATACAGAAACGTATCTCGCGTACCCTAAACATGAACACCTCGTTATGTGTGTGGCCACTACGATCCGTCATGGCCGTTATCATTCCGATGGATCCAGTACGGCCCGCTGTTGATGGCGATATTCGGCCTCCAGTAGAGCTGTCCCGATAGCCTTATTAAAATTCGACAGTAAGTACGAGTGGTACTTTCCCAATGTACGACCTGACAGGATTCCAGCGTGACCTCCTCTACGTCATCGCTGGCGAGGAGGAACCCCATGGACTGGCGATCAAAGAAGAGCTAGAGGAGTACTACGAGAAGGAGATTCACCACGGCCGTCTGTACCCGAACCTCGATACCCTCGTCGACAAAGGACTCGTCGAGAAGGGACGCCGCGACCGACGAACGAACTTCTACACCCTCACTCGACGTGGCCAGCGCGAACTCGAGGCACGTCGCGAGTGGGAGTCGCAGTACGTCGAACTGTAGTGTCACCCTGACGTAATCGTCGGGTTTCACACGTCGAACCGGTGTGGTTTGCGGTCACCCCTTTCTCTCGGCGTGTCTGGCTCCTGCGGTATCGACCGGAGGCCGTTTGACGTCGTGTCGACCGTTCCTGTATCCTCGCTCGTGTTCGTAGTGTCGGTCGTCACAGTCGTCCGACCGACCGCGTCCTGCCGTCGCCACGACTGCGGCGACAGACACCAAACTCGGGCCGTGAACTGTCCGTTCTCCGTGTGTCGAATCCAGCACGGCGCTTATGTGCGATCACGGTGAATAGTCGGCAGTGAACGAGGTCGCGCTGCAGATCGTCGACGCCCCCCTCGAGGAGACGGTCGTCCGGATCGCACTCGCGGGCGCGCTCGGGATGTTTCTCGGCCTCGAGCGCGAGTGGTCCCAGAAGTCCGCCGGGATCCGAACCTTTTCGCTCATCAGTCTGCTCGCAGCAGTTTTCACGATCCTCGTCCTCGAGACGGCGGTCGGCGAGAGTCTGTTGATACTGGGTGGATTGCTCGTAATCGTCCAGGGTGTGTTACTGGCCGTCCAGGGACTGCTGAGCGACGACGAGTCGACCGGCCTCTCGTTGACGACGTCGGTCTCGATGCTCGTCGCTTACGGCGTCGGCGCGCTCGTCGCGGCGGGATTCATCATCGAGGGCGTGACCGTCGCCGTCCTCTCGTCACTGTTGCTCGTCCTCAAGCGTGAACTCCACGAGTTCGCGTGGGGGCTCTCCCGCCAGGAGATGCGTTCGACGACCGAGTTCGCCATCCTCGCGTTCGTCGTCTATCCCCTGTTGCCACCCAACTACGACCTCGAGATCGGGACGGTCACGCTCGAACTCGAGCCACAGGTCATCTGGCTCATGGTCGTCGCCGTCGCCGGGATCGGGATCGTCAACTACGCGATCGTCTCGACCTACGGCGGCCGAGGGATCGCTGTCACTGGATTTTTCGGTGGTCTCGCGTCCTCGACGGCCGTCGTCGGTACGATGCTCGACCACGTCAACCAGCGCCCGGAGGCATCGTCGTACGCTGTCGCAGCGATCTTGCTCGCGAACGCTGCGATGGCCGCCCGGAACCTCGCGATCGCCGTCGGGTTCACTATCGGCGGTGGTACGGCGCTTCTCGTCGAGGCGATCATCCCGCTCGGAGCAGTCATCCTGCTCGCGTTCGCCATCGCAGGGGTCACCGCCGACTGGAGCGAATCCGGCCCGATGGAACTCGAGAGTCCGTTCTCGATGAAAAACGCGTTAGCGTTCGGTGCGGTCTTCCTGGTCGTACTCGTGTTCGGATCTCTTTCCGAGGAGTGGTTCGGGGCGCTCGGCTTCTACGCGACCGCCGTCGCGAGCGGCTTCGTCTCGAGTGCGGGCGCGACTACGTCCGCGGTCGTCCTCTACCGAGGCGGCCAACTGGGGGCGGCCGAGGCGACGCTTGGCATCCTGCTGGCGACGGTCTCGAGTATCGTCGTCAAGGCGTTGCTGACGACGGCATCGACGAATCACGTCTTCCGGAACCAGGTTGCGGCCTACAGTGCTGCATTGTTACTCGGTGGTGCAATAGCATCTGTGATTCTGGTTATCTAACCGAACTAATCTCGAATTCTTTTAATCCCCCGAGGTGAAGTGTGCGTATGGACAGAGAGACGATCGAGCCGACCGTCGAGACGGTACCGGACGAGCGAGCGAAACAGTGGGCCGAGTATCACCACCAGTTCGCCGCACCGAGTACGTACGTCTACGAGTTCGTCTGGGACACGAGCGCCGAGGCAGTCGGCCCGTTCTGTACCGACGTCGATGGAAACGTCCTGCTGGATTTCACCAGTCACGTCGCCGCCGCCCCGCTGGGATACAACAACCCTGCTCTCCGCAAGAAACTCGAGGAGTTCGACCTGGTCGATCCGCTCAAGATCGCCGGTCAGGACTTCTACGTTAGCGCCGGCGGGTCACCTTCCGATCCCGACCTCCCGGGGCCGAGTCAGTTGATGGAGCGACTGGTCGACGCGACCGACCACTACGACATGGATCGCGTCTTCCTCTCGAACTCCGGTGCCGAGGCCGTCGAGAACGCGATCAAGATCTGTTACGCCTCGGGCGGACACCGCGGATTCACTACCGAAGGCGCGTTCCACGGGCGCACGCTCGGTGCGCTCTCACTCAACCGGTCGAAGAGCGTCCACCGGAAAGGGTTCCCGGAAGTTCCCGGCATCGTCAGCGTTCCCTACCCCTCGACCCAGGAGGCCTACGAACGCCGCTGGCTGACCGACGGCCCCGGCGGGAACGTCGTCGCCGACAAACTCCACCCCGATCAGGGTGTGATCGACCCCGAGGAAGTCGCGTACCTGATCTTAGAGCCGATCCAGGGCGAGGGTGGCTACCGACCTGCCCACCCCGAGTTCGCACGCGACCTCGAGGAACTGCGCGCGGAGTACGACCTGCACGTGATCGCCGACGAGATCCAGTCCGGACTCGGCCGGACCGGTGAGATGTGGGCGGTCGACCATCTCGATCTCACGCCGGACGTCATCTCCGCAGGAAAAGGCCTTCGCGTGGGCGCGACGATTTCCCGGTCGGACGTCTTCCCCGAGGAAAAAGGCCGGCTCTCCTCGACGTGGGGCGCAGGCGACCTCATCGCCTCGATGCAGGGTGCGCTTA containing:
- a CDS encoding Mrp/NBP35 family ATP-binding protein, whose protein sequence is MDEDAVLDRLRTVDDPKLEDDIVSLGLVNDVTVDGDEVEIDLALGAPYSPAESDIAAEIRELLIEEGLEPDLSASIPDRDDVGGDEQVLPNVKNVIAVASGKGGVGKSTVAVNLAAGLSQLGARVGLFDADVYGPNVPRMVDADEPPMATEDETLVPPEKYGVKLMSMAFLTGEDDPVIWRGPMVHKVITQLTEDVEWGHLDYLVVDLPPGTGDTQLTMLQTMPVTGAVIVTTPQDVALDDARKGLEMFAKHETIVLGIAENMSTFACPDCGSEHDIFDSGGGEEFADQHEMPFLGSIPLDPAVREGGDGGEPTVLADGEVADAFRTLTENVANNVGIVHRRGISQTRAGEAASLDR
- a CDS encoding DUF7117 family protein, whose product is MKIRGERECKECRTRWSYYETASIDCPGCGSLRSVGVDERTEHTDLQVSFDLTPVRNDIDEVSTGELAERARDRCREYVRRRGFVNAGDLRDLDDTYLAATELLHVADVVARAIDLELEDRQELYFLSLLRDADVGERPPTEEVPPTLESARGLAYANAVQEYRRDVRTWAEERDAALTTSERGALETLGEHVKRIRMLDGDVDPRTAERLVETTRELVNGLRGDEVAFTRAQDGLDNLEFAE
- a CDS encoding lysylphosphatidylglycerol synthase transmembrane domain-containing protein, producing MKGRIAFGFAVAVALLAILVHVVGGRQFLEAVSTIDRQVLALGVLSGVLSLTFRGVVWQQFISLIDDVMPRQRIATVFLTAMFVKYVTPYGQLASEPFVAYLVSQGGEMAFEDGLASILSADLLNYVPYYTFGFLAVGMIAAGGTLGSGMFNQLVAFAGLFLVLVSVVFVVVRRPGIVYSVVLTVTGTIRGFVGRFTDRFDDPLAPDTVHSRLEGFYTTIETIAADKSVLIVAVVSAHLGMVFLMLPVYIGGMALGYQLAIPVVVLVVALGKLGSVVPAPGGTGGVEAIVTAGLTALAGIEPAAALTIALIYRACTYWLTIGIGGLSAAGLFASEPTT
- a CDS encoding PadR family transcriptional regulator; the protein is MYDLTGFQRDLLYVIAGEEEPHGLAIKEELEEYYEKEIHHGRLYPNLDTLVDKGLVEKGRRDRRTNFYTLTRRGQRELEARREWESQYVEL
- a CDS encoding MgtC/SapB family protein codes for the protein MNEVALQIVDAPLEETVVRIALAGALGMFLGLEREWSQKSAGIRTFSLISLLAAVFTILVLETAVGESLLILGGLLVIVQGVLLAVQGLLSDDESTGLSLTTSVSMLVAYGVGALVAAGFIIEGVTVAVLSSLLLVLKRELHEFAWGLSRQEMRSTTEFAILAFVVYPLLPPNYDLEIGTVTLELEPQVIWLMVVAVAGIGIVNYAIVSTYGGRGIAVTGFFGGLASSTAVVGTMLDHVNQRPEASSYAVAAILLANAAMAARNLAIAVGFTIGGGTALLVEAIIPLGAVILLAFAIAGVTADWSESGPMELESPFSMKNALAFGAVFLVVLVFGSLSEEWFGALGFYATAVASGFVSSAGATTSAVVLYRGGQLGAAEATLGILLATVSSIVVKALLTTASTNHVFRNQVAAYSAALLLGGAIASVILVI
- a CDS encoding aminotransferase class III-fold pyridoxal phosphate-dependent enzyme — protein: MDRETIEPTVETVPDERAKQWAEYHHQFAAPSTYVYEFVWDTSAEAVGPFCTDVDGNVLLDFTSHVAAAPLGYNNPALRKKLEEFDLVDPLKIAGQDFYVSAGGSPSDPDLPGPSQLMERLVDATDHYDMDRVFLSNSGAEAVENAIKICYASGGHRGFTTEGAFHGRTLGALSLNRSKSVHRKGFPEVPGIVSVPYPSTQEAYERRWLTDGPGGNVVADKLHPDQGVIDPEEVAYLILEPIQGEGGYRPAHPEFARDLEELRAEYDLHVIADEIQSGLGRTGEMWAVDHLDLTPDVISAGKGLRVGATISRSDVFPEEKGRLSSTWGAGDLIASMQGALTVDVIHEQNLLENARTRGEQLRSRLEDAVEDRSELVDVRGRGLMLAVEFDTKDRREAVVEAAFERGLLTLGCGHKTLRLLPPLDVTEREIDLALEVLLEAIDDVTSA